A single region of the Saccharolobus shibatae B12 genome encodes:
- a CDS encoding winged helix-turn-helix domain-containing protein → MSKELKGIPMYKILAYLRKKREAKTIIEISEGANIPYNTVRDNIYKLMALGAVTYADGKYIITEKGEQILNEFIKQIESLKELVNP, encoded by the coding sequence ATGTCAAAAGAATTAAAAGGAATCCCCATGTATAAAATCCTTGCATATTTAAGAAAGAAGAGAGAAGCAAAAACGATAATTGAAATAAGCGAAGGGGCAAATATTCCATACAATACAGTTAGGGATAATATCTACAAGCTAATGGCGTTAGGGGCAGTAACGTATGCTGATGGGAAATACATAATAACAGAGAAAGGCGAACAAATTCTCAACGAGTTCATAAAACAAATTGAAAGTTTGAAGGAGCTGGTGAATCCATAA
- a CDS encoding helix-turn-helix domain-containing protein yields the protein MTDKKPFALSEVAQRVLIVLGRENRGLTVRELVEKTDTNSGSIKRALEELAKLNLIKEEKENVFPYRRLISLTEVGREVAKRVIEIEELVKKVQSNG from the coding sequence ATGACAGATAAAAAGCCGTTTGCTTTAAGTGAGGTTGCCCAAAGGGTTTTGATAGTCCTCGGAAGGGAAAATAGGGGTCTAACTGTTAGAGAGTTAGTTGAAAAAACAGATACTAACAGTGGTAGTATCAAGAGAGCGTTGGAAGAACTTGCCAAACTTAACCTAATAAAGGAGGAAAAAGAAAACGTGTTTCCTTATAGGAGGTTAATCAGTCTAACGGAGGTCGGAAGGGAAGTGGCTAAAAGAGTTATAGAAATAGAGGAATTAGTTAAGAAAGTGCAGTCAAATGGCTGA